One genomic window of Micromonospora sp. WMMD1128 includes the following:
- a CDS encoding low molecular weight phosphatase family protein produces MRDGLLFVCQANMCRSPMAEFIARRLLADLPVVAASAGTDAVDGGGMHPYAVEVTGADVAAFRTRRLRPEHLTAAALVLTATRQQRSACTALAPAALGRTFTLRQFARLAAAAAPARADGDTPLRAAVAAAVRARGRLQPAAPGADDLRDPIGGSPADFRRCAEEIERSIRPVLTLIATAG; encoded by the coding sequence ATGCGCGACGGGTTGCTCTTCGTGTGCCAGGCCAACATGTGCCGGTCGCCGATGGCCGAGTTCATCGCCCGCCGACTGCTGGCCGACCTCCCGGTGGTGGCCGCCAGCGCCGGCACCGACGCGGTCGACGGCGGTGGCATGCACCCGTACGCCGTCGAGGTGACCGGCGCGGACGTCGCCGCGTTCCGCACCCGCCGGTTGCGCCCGGAGCACCTGACCGCTGCCGCGCTGGTGCTGACCGCGACCCGACAGCAGCGTTCGGCCTGCACCGCGCTGGCGCCGGCCGCGCTGGGCCGCACGTTCACGCTGCGCCAGTTCGCCCGGCTCGCCGCCGCGGCGGCGCCCGCCCGCGCGGACGGGGACACCCCGCTGCGGGCGGCCGTGGCTGCGGCCGTCCGCGCCCGGGGGCGGCTGCAACCTGCCGCCCCCGGCGCGGACGACCTGCGGGACCCGATCGGAGGGTCGCCGGCCGACTTCCGGCGCTGCGCCGAGGAGATCGAACGGTCGATCCGGCCCGTGCTCACGCTCATCGCGACAGCCGGGTGA
- a CDS encoding DUF4012 domain-containing protein, with protein MPRRRGRGRARRRRRARIRRILLVGLVVTSVLLSVGGWVTFRGWQARAHLVNAAGLAKDLSSQVLAGDVARAQRTLSALQEQATAARGATGGALWRLGQWAPYAGDDLTAVRQISVAVDDLARLAFPALLRLDLTSFVPKQGRLDLGRLRAVSAEVSAADRAVRQTADRLRAVPTGGLVAQVRDAVAALREELDRLGGLTSAADRGVRLLPPLLGADGPRSYLVVSQNPAELRATGGMFGAYAVLRADDGRIRLAGQGSATDLRSFDPPLTVSPETRRLWSDLPGMFPADVNLSPDFPAAAALYREMVRRRTGTAVDGVMAVDPVMLSYLLAAIGPVAVPDGPELTGSTAVRTLLSDSYRDLDVRGQDDLYARATSGVFDALFTRTVDPKRLLSVIDRSIRERRILFWSVRSEEQRVLAGSRLAGQLPEKDTVPTVGVFLNDGSGAKLGYYLRFSATLTVGECQPDGRREQRLRVTVRSTAPRSGLTKSVTGLALSGDKYTARTFVSVHTPSGGAILTGRLDGKDIAMGSGTDGRRQVALANVEVGPGQTRALDVTLLTGQNGSGTAELVLTPTVTPWTTQIVNAPRCEQ; from the coding sequence TTGCCTCGCCGACGAGGGCGGGGACGCGCCCGGCGACGCCGTCGGGCGCGGATCCGCCGGATCCTGCTCGTCGGGCTCGTCGTCACCTCGGTGCTGCTGAGCGTGGGCGGTTGGGTCACGTTCCGGGGCTGGCAGGCCCGCGCGCACCTGGTGAACGCGGCCGGGTTGGCCAAGGACCTCAGCTCCCAGGTGCTGGCCGGCGACGTGGCGCGGGCCCAGCGGACCCTGTCCGCGTTGCAGGAGCAGGCCACCGCGGCCCGCGGGGCGACCGGCGGCGCGCTCTGGCGGCTCGGCCAGTGGGCCCCGTACGCCGGGGACGACCTGACCGCGGTTCGGCAGATCTCGGTGGCGGTGGACGACCTGGCCCGGCTCGCCTTTCCCGCCCTGCTCCGGCTGGACCTCACCTCGTTCGTGCCGAAACAGGGACGGCTCGACCTGGGCCGCCTGCGCGCGGTCTCGGCCGAGGTGTCCGCCGCCGACCGGGCGGTCCGGCAGACCGCGGACCGCCTGCGGGCGGTGCCGACCGGTGGCCTGGTGGCCCAGGTGCGGGACGCGGTCGCCGCTCTGCGCGAGGAACTGGACCGGTTGGGTGGCCTGACCTCGGCCGCCGACCGGGGCGTCCGGTTGCTGCCGCCGCTGCTCGGCGCCGACGGGCCGCGCAGCTATCTGGTCGTGTCGCAGAATCCGGCCGAGCTGCGCGCCACCGGTGGCATGTTCGGCGCGTACGCCGTGCTGCGCGCCGACGACGGCCGGATCCGGCTGGCGGGGCAGGGCTCCGCGACGGACCTCCGGTCCTTCGATCCGCCGCTCACGGTGTCCCCGGAGACGCGCCGACTCTGGTCCGACCTGCCGGGAATGTTCCCGGCGGACGTCAACCTCAGCCCGGACTTCCCGGCCGCCGCCGCGCTCTACCGCGAGATGGTGCGCCGCCGCACCGGTACCGCGGTGGACGGCGTGATGGCGGTGGACCCGGTGATGCTGTCGTACCTGCTCGCCGCCATCGGCCCGGTGGCCGTGCCGGACGGGCCGGAGCTGACCGGGAGCACCGCCGTGCGCACGCTGCTCAGCGACTCGTACCGGGACCTGGACGTGCGGGGACAGGACGACCTCTACGCGCGGGCCACCTCGGGCGTGTTCGACGCGCTGTTCACCAGAACGGTCGACCCAAAAAGGCTTTTATCCGTTATCGACCGCTCAATACGCGAACGTCGGATATTGTTCTGGAGTGTCCGATCCGAGGAGCAGCGCGTACTGGCCGGCAGCCGGCTGGCCGGACAGCTTCCGGAGAAGGACACGGTGCCGACGGTCGGCGTGTTCCTCAACGACGGCAGCGGCGCGAAGCTCGGCTACTACCTCAGGTTCTCGGCCACCCTGACGGTCGGCGAATGCCAGCCGGACGGACGCCGCGAACAGCGGTTGCGGGTCACGGTGCGCTCCACCGCCCCGCGGTCGGGCCTGACCAAGTCGGTCACGGGGCTCGCCCTGTCCGGCGACAAGTACACCGCCCGGACCTTCGTCTCGGTACACACGCCGAGCGGAGGCGCGATCCTGACCGGCCGGCTGGACGGCAAGGACATCGCGATGGGCAGCGGAACCGACGGCCGCCGCCAGGTCGCGCTCGCGAACGTGGAGGTGGGGCCGGGGCAGACCCGGGCGCTCGACGTCACGCTGCTCACCGGCCAGAACGGCTCGGGCACGGCCGAGCTGGTGCTCACTCCCACCGTCACCCCGTGGACCACCCAGATAGTCAACGCACCCAGATGTGAACAGTAG
- a CDS encoding nucleoside-diphosphate sugar epimerase/dehydratase — MDREATGDEYAARPRSRTTHRAATLSLLTLDTAAWCGGFFGAAWTRYEFELTGARSARTLGVALACAALYAFLTFLRSRVYGRYPIGSAGDARGLAATVGIAAVVTLAAVLPWTQRPVPATTPLVGGAVALVVMAAGRGLWRAHADRRHPAPRNADRCLVYGVDEASERLVRALLHDPDSNYRPVGLLDDAPDSRGLRLEGLRVLGGREQLGTVIRATGARTVIFSMSGSDPRLLRDVRARTLEAGAAFKVLPPVRELLDRPVAATDVRDLQLTDLLGRAHRVAELTVERGGLAGRRVLVTGAGGSIGSELCRQIARCEPDELMMLDRDESALHALQMSLHGRALLDGPELILADIRDAEGIARVIADRQPDVVFHAAALKHLTMLQRHPGEAIQTNIRGTLNVLEACRDVAEFVNISTDKAANPTSVLGYTKRITERLTAHQAQRLGGTYLSVRFGNVLSSRGSVLTAFQAQIRAGVPITVTHPDVTRYFMTVQEAVHLVLQAATIGRGGEALVLDMGEPIRIADVARRLAAEADHPVDIVYTGLRPGEKLHEHLFGADESDTRPLHPLISHVPVPPLDPEEVRGLDPHADPDELIKRLAVFCESGASLPALPGQR, encoded by the coding sequence ATGGATCGTGAAGCCACCGGCGACGAATACGCCGCGCGACCCCGCAGCCGAACCACCCACCGCGCCGCCACCCTCTCCCTGTTAACGCTCGATACGGCCGCGTGGTGCGGCGGATTCTTCGGCGCCGCCTGGACCCGGTACGAGTTCGAGCTGACCGGCGCCCGCAGCGCCCGCACCCTCGGCGTGGCGCTCGCCTGCGCCGCGCTCTACGCGTTCCTCACCTTCCTGCGGTCCCGCGTCTACGGCCGCTACCCGATCGGCAGCGCCGGCGACGCCCGCGGGCTGGCCGCCACCGTCGGGATCGCCGCCGTCGTCACCCTCGCCGCCGTGCTCCCCTGGACCCAGCGGCCGGTCCCGGCGACCACGCCACTTGTCGGCGGCGCCGTCGCGCTCGTCGTGATGGCGGCCGGCCGCGGACTGTGGCGGGCGCACGCCGACCGGCGCCACCCGGCCCCACGGAACGCCGACCGGTGCCTGGTCTACGGCGTGGACGAGGCCAGCGAACGACTGGTGCGGGCCCTGCTGCACGACCCGGACAGCAACTACCGGCCGGTGGGCCTGCTCGACGACGCCCCGGACAGCCGCGGCCTCCGACTGGAAGGGCTCCGCGTGCTGGGCGGACGGGAACAGCTCGGCACCGTGATCCGCGCCACCGGCGCCCGTACCGTCATCTTCTCGATGAGCGGCTCGGACCCACGGCTGCTGCGCGACGTGCGTGCCCGCACGCTGGAGGCCGGGGCCGCGTTCAAGGTCCTGCCCCCGGTGCGCGAGCTGCTCGACCGTCCGGTCGCCGCCACCGACGTACGCGACCTCCAGCTCACCGACCTGCTCGGCCGCGCCCACCGGGTGGCCGAGCTGACCGTCGAACGCGGCGGGCTGGCCGGGCGCCGGGTGCTCGTCACCGGCGCGGGCGGCTCGATCGGCTCGGAGCTGTGCCGGCAGATCGCCAGGTGCGAGCCGGACGAGCTGATGATGCTCGACCGGGACGAGTCGGCGCTGCACGCGCTCCAGATGTCGCTGCACGGCCGGGCGCTGCTGGACGGCCCCGAACTGATCCTGGCCGACATCCGCGACGCCGAGGGCATCGCCCGGGTCATCGCCGACCGGCAGCCCGACGTGGTGTTCCACGCGGCCGCGCTGAAGCACCTGACCATGCTCCAGCGGCACCCCGGCGAGGCCATCCAGACCAACATCCGGGGCACCCTCAACGTGCTGGAGGCATGCCGGGACGTGGCCGAGTTCGTCAACATCTCCACCGACAAGGCGGCCAACCCGACGAGCGTGCTCGGCTACACCAAGCGGATCACCGAACGGCTCACCGCCCACCAGGCGCAGCGGCTGGGCGGCACCTACCTCAGCGTGCGGTTCGGCAACGTGCTCAGCAGCCGCGGCTCGGTGCTCACCGCGTTCCAGGCGCAGATCCGCGCCGGCGTGCCGATCACCGTCACCCACCCGGACGTCACCCGCTACTTCATGACCGTGCAGGAGGCCGTGCACCTGGTCCTCCAGGCCGCCACGATCGGTCGCGGCGGCGAGGCGCTGGTGCTCGACATGGGTGAGCCGATCCGGATCGCCGACGTGGCACGCCGGCTCGCCGCCGAGGCCGACCACCCGGTGGACATCGTCTACACCGGGCTGCGGCCGGGCGAGAAGCTGCACGAGCACCTCTTCGGCGCCGACGAGTCGGACACCCGCCCGCTGCACCCGCTGATCTCCCACGTCCCGGTGCCCCCGCTCGACCCGGAGGAGGTGCGCGGGCTGGACCCGCACGCCGACCCGGACGAGCTGATCAAGCGGTTGGCGGTGTTCTGCGAGAGCGGCGCCTCCCTGCCGGCGTTGCCCGGCCAACGGTGA
- a CDS encoding protein phosphatase — translation MDTTTPWTDPTGLLTLPGGATVRGRRIAAPASPADFALVLAPAPDPAWPARRIRWPDFWVPLERADALDALREAWRRAYAGQRVEAACRGGVGRTGTALAALAVLDGLDPGRAVAWVRAHYHPRAVETPWQRWWLRGVR, via the coding sequence GTGGACACGACGACACCGTGGACGGACCCGACCGGTCTGCTCACGCTGCCCGGCGGCGCCACCGTGCGGGGGCGTCGGATCGCCGCACCGGCCTCGCCCGCCGACTTCGCGCTGGTGCTGGCACCCGCACCCGACCCGGCCTGGCCGGCCCGGCGGATCCGCTGGCCCGACTTCTGGGTGCCGCTGGAACGGGCCGACGCCCTCGACGCGCTGCGCGAGGCGTGGCGGCGCGCGTACGCGGGCCAGCGGGTCGAGGCGGCCTGCCGCGGCGGCGTCGGGCGGACCGGCACCGCGCTCGCCGCCCTGGCCGTCCTGGACGGGCTCGACCCCGGCCGGGCGGTGGCGTGGGTGCGCGCCCACTACCACCCGCGTGCGGTGGAGACGCCGTGGCAGCGGTGGTGGCTGCGCGGGGTCCGCTGA
- a CDS encoding polysaccharide biosynthesis tyrosine autokinase produces MDVFGYLRLVRRHWWIVLVTVMLTVGGAALVTVRTTPRYQASVTFFVNTPSQGVTAAYQGSLFLQQRVKSYADLLTSDRLAQSVVADAPLGLTADQVRGRIATSTKPDTVLLTATVTDTDQNRALKTIEALSAKFTDLVKKVETPGDNEPSPIKIEVVSGPRVTSSPVSPKPVRNLILGGLLGLLAGAALAVLRGLADVRMRDAAALQRVTGSPLLGEIPFEPSARMAPLIVGEAATSARAEAVRKLRTNLRFVDVHEPARVIAVTSALQGEGKTTMACNTAIALAEAGWRVLLIDADLRRPKAADYLGLDGGVGLTDVLVGDVQVGDVVQRWGEKSLLVLPSGATPPNPSELLGSKAMADLLVALRESADIVIIDTAPLLAVTDGVVVAVQADGALLVTQQGRTSRSQVAAAARALSSVSVRLLGCVLNMSKVGKADAYQYETYKVVVPAPPVPTDRAGATRRDAQEPRGDRTQELTRLSR; encoded by the coding sequence ATGGATGTCTTCGGCTACCTGCGCCTGGTCCGACGCCACTGGTGGATCGTCCTGGTCACGGTGATGCTGACCGTGGGCGGCGCCGCCCTGGTGACGGTCCGCACCACGCCCCGTTACCAAGCCTCGGTGACGTTCTTCGTCAACACGCCGAGCCAGGGCGTCACCGCCGCCTACCAGGGCAGCCTCTTCCTCCAGCAACGGGTGAAGTCCTACGCCGACCTGCTCACCAGTGACCGGCTGGCGCAGAGCGTGGTCGCCGACGCCCCGCTCGGGCTCACCGCGGACCAGGTCCGCGGCCGGATCGCCACCTCCACCAAGCCGGACACCGTGCTGCTCACCGCCACCGTCACCGACACCGACCAGAACCGGGCGCTCAAGACCATCGAGGCGCTCTCGGCCAAGTTCACCGACCTGGTCAAGAAGGTGGAGACCCCGGGGGACAACGAGCCGTCACCGATCAAGATCGAGGTGGTGAGCGGACCGCGGGTGACGTCCAGCCCGGTCTCGCCCAAACCCGTGCGCAACCTGATCCTGGGCGGGCTGCTCGGCCTGCTGGCGGGTGCCGCGCTGGCGGTGCTGCGTGGCCTGGCCGACGTCCGGATGCGGGACGCCGCCGCGCTCCAGCGGGTGACCGGCAGCCCGCTGCTGGGTGAGATCCCGTTCGAGCCGTCCGCGCGGATGGCGCCGCTGATCGTCGGTGAGGCGGCCACCTCGGCGCGCGCCGAGGCGGTCCGCAAGCTGCGGACCAACCTGCGCTTCGTGGACGTGCACGAGCCGGCCCGAGTCATCGCGGTCACCAGCGCGCTCCAGGGCGAGGGGAAGACCACGATGGCGTGCAACACGGCCATCGCGCTGGCCGAGGCGGGCTGGCGGGTCCTGCTCATCGACGCCGACCTGCGCCGCCCCAAGGCCGCCGACTATCTCGGGCTCGACGGCGGGGTCGGCCTCACCGACGTGCTGGTCGGCGACGTCCAGGTCGGTGACGTGGTGCAGCGGTGGGGCGAGAAGTCCCTGCTGGTGCTGCCCAGCGGCGCCACCCCGCCGAACCCCAGCGAACTGCTCGGGTCCAAGGCGATGGCGGACCTGCTGGTGGCGCTGCGCGAGTCGGCGGACATCGTGATCATCGACACCGCGCCGCTGTTGGCGGTCACCGACGGCGTGGTGGTGGCGGTGCAGGCCGACGGCGCGCTCCTCGTCACCCAGCAGGGGCGGACCTCGCGCAGCCAGGTGGCGGCCGCGGCCCGGGCCCTCAGTTCGGTGTCGGTGCGCCTGCTCGGCTGCGTGCTCAACATGTCCAAGGTGGGCAAGGCGGACGCCTACCAGTACGAGACGTACAAGGTGGTCGTGCCCGCGCCGCCGGTGCCGACCGACCGGGCCGGGGCGACCCGGCGGGATGCGCAGGAGCCCAGGGGCGACCGGACGCAGGAACTCACCCGGCTGTCGCGATGA
- a CDS encoding glycosyltransferase family 4 protein, giving the protein MRIGILSYHFPPEPAFIPGSLAEELAARGHEVRVLTGFPDYPGGQVYPGWRQRWRHQTHSERLTVRRVPRYAGGDASPGARAAGWLSFAGSAALVGRRYLRDLDALYVFQLPAVTFAAAGLLRLLGRVPTVLHVQDVWTEEDPARPGGPGGWTRRLDAGLRRLYQEAGVVAVSAPSMRDLVLAGGARPDRVRTVLNWTDERLFRPAEPGPVARRLVRRDGRCVVMHAGTIGVRQGLETAVRAAAALGDRTDLVLVGSGSEEGRVRGLATELGADNVRFVERRSAADMPQLYAAADYQLVMQRDLPELRGTVPGKLQAALSCAAPVVVSAGGDTAELVERARAGLSCPPGDWTALADRFWLAAAIPPAARADMGRRGRDAYLRQMSLRAGVERIEGLLREVAVRPGRNE; this is encoded by the coding sequence ATGAGAATCGGCATCCTGTCCTACCACTTTCCGCCGGAGCCGGCGTTCATCCCGGGCAGTCTCGCCGAGGAACTGGCCGCCCGTGGTCACGAGGTGCGGGTGCTGACCGGCTTTCCGGACTATCCCGGTGGCCAGGTCTACCCGGGCTGGCGGCAGCGGTGGCGGCACCAGACGCACAGCGAGCGGCTGACCGTCCGCCGGGTGCCCCGGTACGCCGGTGGCGACGCCTCACCCGGGGCGCGTGCGGCCGGCTGGCTCTCCTTCGCCGGCAGCGCGGCGCTCGTCGGCCGGCGCTACCTGAGAGACCTGGACGCGCTGTACGTCTTCCAGCTCCCCGCGGTGACCTTCGCCGCGGCCGGACTGCTCCGGCTGCTGGGCCGGGTGCCGACGGTGCTGCACGTGCAGGACGTGTGGACGGAGGAGGACCCGGCCCGGCCCGGCGGGCCGGGCGGGTGGACGCGGCGGTTGGACGCCGGTCTGCGCCGGCTGTACCAGGAGGCGGGCGTGGTCGCGGTCAGCGCGCCGTCGATGCGGGACCTGGTGCTCGCCGGTGGGGCCCGGCCGGACCGGGTGCGCACGGTGCTCAACTGGACCGACGAGCGCCTGTTCCGCCCCGCCGAACCCGGCCCGGTGGCCCGGCGGCTGGTCCGCCGGGACGGCAGGTGCGTGGTGATGCATGCCGGCACCATCGGCGTACGGCAGGGCCTGGAGACCGCCGTGCGCGCGGCGGCGGCGCTCGGTGACCGGACGGACCTGGTCCTGGTCGGCTCGGGCAGCGAGGAAGGGCGGGTGCGGGGGCTCGCCACCGAACTCGGCGCCGACAACGTCCGGTTCGTCGAGCGGCGCTCGGCGGCGGACATGCCGCAGCTGTACGCGGCTGCGGACTACCAGTTGGTCATGCAGCGCGACCTGCCGGAGTTGCGTGGCACCGTGCCGGGCAAGTTGCAGGCCGCGCTCTCCTGCGCCGCCCCGGTGGTCGTCTCGGCCGGCGGCGACACGGCGGAGCTGGTGGAGCGGGCCCGCGCCGGGTTGTCCTGCCCGCCCGGGGACTGGACCGCGCTCGCCGACCGGTTCTGGCTGGCCGCCGCGATCCCGCCGGCCGCCCGGGCTGACATGGGCCGCCGGGGCCGGGATGCCTACCTGCGACAGATGTCGCTGCGGGCCGGCGTCGAGCGGATCGAGGGCCTCCTGCGCGAGGTCGCCGTCCGACCGGGACGGAACGAATAA